In Streptomyces sp. P9-A4, the genomic window TCTGCGCCTTCGGCGGCCGTGGCGGGCGCGGTGGCCGTGGCGGGCACGGCAGTCACGGCGGGCACGGCCCATGGGTCCGGCTCGGGCCTCTGCTCCGGCTTCGGTGCGCGCCGGAACGCCGCCGTCCCCCGGCTCAGATCGTGGCCCACCGCCAGCGCGGCCACGTCCACGAAGGTCTTCCGCTGGCCGTCGCGCTCATCCTCCCGCACCCGCAACCGGCCGTGCACCACGAGCGGTTCCCCGACCGACACCGAGGCCGCGAGGTTCGCGCCGAGCGAGCGCCAGGCGGACACCGTGTAGAAGCTGGTGGGCCCGTCGGACCAGAGCGCCTGCACCCGGTCCCAGCGGCGCGTCGGCACCGCGAAGCGGAACCTGGCGACCCCGCCCGTCGCCGTGTCCCGGTACTCCACCGCCGTCGCCACGTTGCCGACGAGCGTCACGGTCGTCTCGTTCATGATCCGTCCCCCACCCCTGTCCTCACCCTGCTGTCCGCCCCGGCCTCTTCGCCGGTCGACACCCATCCTGGAGCCATCGGGAAAAACCCGCCGGAGCCTGTGGACAGCCGGACGGATGGGGACAACTCCCCCACCCGGAAGGGTGAACCGAGGAGACCGGACAAAGCGGGTCCCCCGGGGAGGAGGAGGGAGGCCGCTACCTCACCCGTACCTCCGCCCGAGTCGCCCCGAGCCGTGTCGTACCGGCGCGGGTCCCGCCCACGATCCGTGTCCCCGGCCGCGTCCCCGTCACGGTCGCGTACTGCTCGCGCACCTCCCGGTAGCGCATCAGCTCCGCCGCCACCGGGTCGAGCACCCGGGCCCTGCCGCAGGCCGCCGCGGCCTCCCGAAGGCGCCGCTCGGCCTCCTGCCCGTACCGCCGGGCCGGTCCCTTCACGGCGCCCTCGCAGGCCCATTCGACGAGCGGGCCGCCGATGATGCCGCCGAGCATCACGAGGACCGGCGGCAGCAGGCCCGGCTCGACGACACCCACGATCTGCCCCACCAGCCACAGCGCGCCGAAGATCTGGAGGAGCGTCATCACGGCCTGGGCGAGGACGGCGGCGGGCCACCAGGCGGGCCGGGGCGGCCGGGCGGCCGGGTCGCCGATGCTCACGGTCAGCTCGTCGAGGGCCTCGGGCAGCCCCTCCGCCCCGCGTTCCGCCGCCTCGCGCACCGCCTGCGCCCAGGGCGCCGGGAGCCCGCGCGAGGCCTCGTCGGCGACGATCCGTACCGCCTGCTCGACCCGTTGGCGGGCCGTCAGTTCGTCCTCGACCGGGGAGG contains:
- a CDS encoding single-stranded DNA-binding protein — encoded protein: MNETTVTLVGNVATAVEYRDTATGGVARFRFAVPTRRWDRVQALWSDGPTSFYTVSAWRSLGANLAASVSVGEPLVVHGRLRVREDERDGQRKTFVDVAALAVGHDLSRGTAAFRRAPKPEQRPEPDPWAVPAVTAVPATATAPATAAEGAEDTRGAEGTSATQTTPATQRAGAPAADAVAGSKARLVTVP